From one Lycium ferocissimum isolate CSIRO_LF1 chromosome 5, AGI_CSIRO_Lferr_CH_V1, whole genome shotgun sequence genomic stretch:
- the LOC132058015 gene encoding uncharacterized protein LOC132058015 produces the protein MDSYSNVAISSFSNSSSSSSIPFSTYPQREVKKNKTLPSYHSSLHGVRRRPAKPMTKQPIAPMPPTPPKIYRVEPVNFKEVVQMLTSAPEFQSISINSISSSDSGSGSGSGSISVSGSFNSRRLKDVAPPPLDLSPVSLQRNNSNNNIAAQWREFLRPFSSSSNNQLVESIETCIDLTTTSEAEERSHVMPRIPSENYFGSCSPLANFPLSPASFAWCSSILFSPGTLPSPNAVQII, from the coding sequence ATGGATTCTTATTCAAACGTAgctatttcttctttttctaattcTTCTTCCTCTAGCTCTATTCCATTTTCTACATATCCACAAAGAGaagtaaagaaaaacaaaacattaCCCTCATATCACTCCTCACTTCATGGAGTTCGAAGGCGCCCAGCAAAACCAATGACCAAACAACCAATTGCCCCAATGCCACCAACACCTCCTAAAATTTATAGAGTCGAACCTGTTAATTTTAAGGAAGTTGTCCAAATGCTCACTTCAGCTCCCGAGTTTCAATCCATATCCATTAATTCTATCTCTAGTTCTGATTCTGGTTCTGGCTCTGGCTCTGGCTCTATCTCTGTCTCTGGTTCTTTCAACTCGAGGCGTTTAAAAGATGTTGCTCCTCCTCCTCTTGATCTCTCACCGGTTTCATTACAAAgaaataatagcaataataatATCGCTGCACAATGGCGCGAGTTCCTtcgtcctttttcttcttcctcaaacAACCAATTAGTTGAATCAATCGAGACGTGCATTGACTTAACAACAACGTCTGAGGCTGAAGAAAGATCACACGTAATGCCCCGGATTCCATCAGAGAATTATTTTGGGTCGTGCAGTCCACTGGCTAATTTTCCTCTATCACCTGCCTCATTTGCATGGTGCTCTTCTATTCTTTTTAGCCCAGGCACGCTTCCTTCACCAAACGCAGTTCAAATCATTTGA